CTGACACCTGTTTCCGAGGCTACATGAAGTTTTGACAGACTCACCCCTACAACTGCAGAGTTTTCTTCGATGGTCATTTTCCTTATCATCTCATCAGACTCCTTTAAAAGCCGGGGGAGCAAAGGGTGTTTCAGCTTTACCGAGAGAAGTTTTACTATATCTCCTGCCGCATTTGATATTGTTTTGGCCGCCTCAGCCATCTGTAAAATGCCCGAAAGTTTTTCTGCATCTTCCTTATCACGTGCAGCAAGCATTGCCATGATGCGCATCTGGTAATTCAGTTTTTCCATATGCACTTCAAGATATCTCACTTCCTCTGCTATATCCGAATTATTAAAAAGAATGGCAGAGTAGGCAAGATCCACCATAAGTTCCGATGTATTTTTCATCTCTATGAGCAGTTCCTTTATACTGGTGGGCTTATACTCTATTTCCTCAAATTCTACTTCTTTCCATTTTGGCACTTTCATTTTCTGAACATATAATCTGATGATATTTAAATATATATCGAAAGATGGGATAATTTTATAATCAGTTATACATTCCGTATGCTACGGTGAGAAATTGATGAAGGCTTACATATTGATACAGGTATATGTTGGAAAACTGGAGGAAGTGCTTAATAAGCTAAGGAAGATAGAAAGCATAGAAAGCATTGCCGTAACTACTGGGGATTATGATATCATAACAAAAGTCGGCGTTGAGAGTTTGGAGGAATTGATGGAGGTAACGGATAAAATACATCTGGCGGGAGACATAAAAAGGACAATGACATCTGTCATAGAGAAAGAGATAAAATTATGAAGATAGGAATACGAAAGAAATACCTGTTCTATACCCTGCTTATCATCTCTTCATTGATAGCAACTGTGACCACGTCAATAGACAGTATTATTTCCTGTTTCTACATCAAGAATCCATGGATTTTTGGCATGTCCATATTTTTTGTGGGTGTAATTATTACTATTCTCTTATCCATATTTCTGTCAATACCATTTGGAGCCAAAAGCATTGGTTCAAGAATAGACCCCTCTTTCAGAAGGGTAAGGCTGATAAAAAAAGAAGAAATAGGTTACCATGTCATGGCTGGAATTGGCAATACAGTCACCACTTTGGGATACTTGTACATACTTTCCGTCTTTGTTGATCCCTCTGCAGTGCTCCCATTTTTCCAGGTTGTCATCCTTTATCTTCTTATTGTGGAGTCTTTATCTGAAAAAGATCCGCCAACGCTGGCAGAAGCCGAATCATCAATCATAGTCACCTTCGGTGCGATAATGTCCTCCATTTCTTTATCAGGAGAACTAAATCTAACAGCATTGCTTGTTATATTTCTTGTTATAAATCCAGGATGGGTTATTCTGGCAATACACCAGAGAAAATTGAAATTAATGAGAATTGATGAAAGGCCCAATGATTCAATTAATATAAGGCTTTGGAATATTATTTTCACAGCCGTATTTACATCGATTATTGTATTTTTTTATAACAGGAAATATTTCTTTGAATCTATCAGGGCGTCATGCAAATATTATCCGTGGCTATCGCTTACCATGGGTGTAACCTTTTTTTCATATATCCTGTACATACGGGCATTGGGTCTTGGCAAGGCAAGCATTTCCCAGGCGGTTAAAGCATCTACAATAATTTTTTCCATACCGTTTTCAATCCTTCTTTCACGTTATATGGATTTTTCTTTCTCTGCAAGCCCCACCCTTCTCATCATAAAGCTGATGGGTATAATACTCGTAGTGCTGGGGGTTGCAACCTTTGCTTTAACGGAAGTAAAGGCATATGTTTTTATAGATGCAAAAGGAGGGCATTCAATAAAAGAACTGATGCAGGAGGTATGGGGCATAAGAGGTATAACAGCCATATCCGCCCTTGCAGGAAACCACGATATGCTTGCAAAGATACGTATCAGGACGTTGGGGAAGGGGTATGAAAGGATAATAAGGAAACTGGAAGGAATAGAAGGAATCGAAAGGCTCAGCTGGCAATCCATACTCAAAGAATGGGAGAAGATTTAGGCATTTTTATATACGGAAAAGCAATAGCAATAGCAATGAGAACGGGGCTGATAGGCGGTACGGGTATTTATTATTTTGACGGCAATCCTGTAGATGTTGAAACACCTTACGGAACAGTTGAATTAACGCACGCTGTTAGAGGGGATAAAGAAATATTTTTTCTTCCCAGGCATGGAAAAGGGCATGGTAACCCCCCTCACAGAATAAATTACAGGGCAAATATACAGGCACTTAAAAATTGCGGGGTTGAAAGAATCATCGCCGTAAGTACCGTCGGCTCAATGAAAAAAAAGATACGGGTTGGCAGCCTGTTTATCCCGAATGATTTTATAGATTTCACAAAAAGAAAATCTACCTTTTTTGATGATGAAGTTGTCCACGTGGACATGAGCCGGCCATTCTGCCCCGAAGTAAGGGAGGCATTGCTAAAAACGGCGAGCAGATGCAACCCAGTTTTTGAAGGGGTGTATGCCTCAACGGAGGGACCGCGCTTTGAAACAAAAGCAGAAATAGCCATGATGGGCAATTTTGCGGACGTTGTGGGTATGACACTTGTACCGGAGGTAACGCTTGCCCGGGAAAGGGGAATGTGTTATGCCTCTCTCTGCATTGTTGCAAATATGGCTGCCGGCCTGCAGGAAAATTTGCCCGCCGATGAGATAGTGGCTATATACGAAAAAATGAAGAAGACTGTCATGCTTGTTGTCAATGAGGCAGTTGATAATATTCCTGATGAAAGGAA
This region of Candidatus Thermoplasmatota archaeon genomic DNA includes:
- a CDS encoding MTAP family purine nucleoside phosphorylase produces the protein MGEDLGIFIYGKAIAIAMRTGLIGGTGIYYFDGNPVDVETPYGTVELTHAVRGDKEIFFLPRHGKGHGNPPHRINYRANIQALKNCGVERIIAVSTVGSMKKKIRVGSLFIPNDFIDFTKRKSTFFDDEVVHVDMSRPFCPEVREALLKTASRCNPVFEGVYASTEGPRFETKAEIAMMGNFADVVGMTLVPEVTLARERGMCYASLCIVANMAAGLQENLPADEIVAIYEKMKKTVMLVVNEAVDNIPDERKCRCMDAVARGRM
- a CDS encoding Lrp/AsnC ligand binding domain-containing protein codes for the protein MKAYILIQVYVGKLEEVLNKLRKIESIESIAVTTGDYDIITKVGVESLEELMEVTDKIHLAGDIKRTMTSVIEKEIKL
- a CDS encoding TrkA C-terminal domain-containing protein, yielding MKVPKWKEVEFEEIEYKPTSIKELLIEMKNTSELMVDLAYSAILFNNSDIAEEVRYLEVHMEKLNYQMRIMAMLAARDKEDAEKLSGILQMAEAAKTISNAAGDIVKLLSVKLKHPLLPRLLKESDEMIRKMTIEENSAVVGVSLSKLHVASETGVRIIALRRGKRWLYNPKDITLNKGDVVIGVGPEKGLDQLNKFFKGEIGVLE
- a CDS encoding Lrp/AsnC ligand binding domain-containing protein, whose translation is MKIGIRKKYLFYTLLIISSLIATVTTSIDSIISCFYIKNPWIFGMSIFFVGVIITILLSIFLSIPFGAKSIGSRIDPSFRRVRLIKKEEIGYHVMAGIGNTVTTLGYLYILSVFVDPSAVLPFFQVVILYLLIVESLSEKDPPTLAEAESSIIVTFGAIMSSISLSGELNLTALLVIFLVINPGWVILAIHQRKLKLMRIDERPNDSINIRLWNIIFTAVFTSIIVFFYNRKYFFESIRASCKYYPWLSLTMGVTFFSYILYIRALGLGKASISQAVKASTIIFSIPFSILLSRYMDFSFSASPTLLIIKLMGIILVVLGVATFALTEVKAYVFIDAKGGHSIKELMQEVWGIRGITAISALAGNHDMLAKIRIRTLGKGYERIIRKLEGIEGIERLSWQSILKEWEKI